In the genome of Chloroflexota bacterium, the window GTGGGCAGGTATCCCTCGGCGGAAAGAGGGTGCGCCCACATTGATCGCAGACCTCTCCCACCAGGCGATATCGTTGTCGTCTAACTCGCCATTCACGCGCAATATGCATGGTCATGGAACCTCCTCAGCTTCTACGCCAAACTGCCATCATTCTACCGAAAAACGACTCTCATGAACTATCAATCTCCACGGCGCGATGCCCTCGTCCGGTTTTGACAGTTTTTGACAGCCCGTGTTCTTGCCCGGTAATGCAAAGAATTGCATGTACAAATGCGGATCTCAGTCGGCGGCCTCCAGAATGTGTGTGATGACCGTGGCCCCGCTGCCGCCGACGTTCTGGGCCATGCCGATGCCCGCGTGTTGCACCTGGTTGGGCCCGGCGCGGCCGGTCAATTGCTGCACCACCTCCACGATCTGGTAAATGCCCGTGGCCCCCACGGGATGTCCTCGCGCTTTGAGCCCTCCCATGGTGGAGACGGGGATACGCCCCTCGATGGAGATCTCGCCGTCCATGGCCAGCAGGGTTCCCTTCCCCCTTCGGGCGAACCCGGCCGCTTCCAGCGATAACACGGCCGTGATGCTGAACGCGTCGTGTAGCTCGAACAGGTGGATGTCCGAGGGCTGCACCTGGGCCTGCTCATACGCTTTGTAAGAGGAGAGGGCCACGGCCTCCAGGAACAGCGGGTCCCGTCGATCGTGGATGGCGACGGAGTCCGTCGCGACCGCCGAGGCGATGACGCGAGCGATCCCATGCCTCTGCCTGGCCTGTCGGGCGATCTCGCTGTCGGTCGGGGCCAGCACCACCGCCGCCGCCCCGTCGCAGATGGGCGATGAATCCAGCAGGCTGATGGGATCGGCGATCATGGGGGCCTGGCGATATGCCTCCAGCGTGACGGGCCGTTGGAACATGGCGTTGGGATTCCCCGCCGCGTTTCGATGCGCGTTGATGGCGAACCCGGAGAAGGCGTCGTGTGGGATGTCGAACTCGTGCATGTAGCGGCGCATCAGCAGAGCGTTCAGGGCGACGAAGGAGATCCCCTGCCCCGCCTCGTACTCCTGGTCCGCCGCCATCGCCAGCGCCGAGGTGATGACCTCGGAGGGGCTATCCGTCATCTTCTCCACGCCGACCACCACGACCACGTCGTGCAGGCCGCCGGCCACGGCCATGTAGCCGATGCGGAACGCGGCCGCCCCCGACCCGCAGGCCGCCTCGATCTTCACGGCCTCGATGCCGCGCAGACCCACGAAGTCCGCGATCAACGCCCCCAGGTGCTCTTGCCCTGTGAGCTCCCCGGAGAGCATGTTCCCCACGTATAGGGCGTCCGGGCGCTCCACCCCCGCGTCCTGCAGGGCGGCCTTGACCGCATCATGCGCGAGGTGGCGCAGCGAGCGCTCCCAGTGCTCCCCCACGGGTGTCTGACCGATGCCGATGACGGCTACCTCTCGCATACCCTACCCCTTATCGTAGTTCGGCTTGGCTTTTCGTGATGCTTCTGCTGGTCATCTCACCAGCAATTTGCCGCGAAAGCGGGCATACGTCGCATAGTTGATCACCTGCCGTCGCTGGACGTAATCCCGGGTCCGTGGGGCCCGGCCGCGACGCTCCTCGATGTGCTCCGTGACCACCAGCGAGAAGGCGTCGCTTCCGGCGCCGGATCCGAAGCTGACCAACAGGATCCGGTCCCCCGGCTTCGCCTCGTCCAGCACGGCCGAGAGCCCCAGCAGCGAGGAGCCCGCGTAGGCGTTGCCGATGTGATCGACCAGGAGCCCTGCCTCCAGCTGCTCCGGCCGAAAGCCCAGCATCTTGGCGACCCGGCGAGGGAATTTCGCGTTCGGCTGGTGGAACACCGCGTAGCGGAAGTCGCCGGGCTTGAGATCCAGATCCGCCAGCAGCTGTCGCGCGGCCGAGAGGATGTGGTGAAAGTAGGCTGGCTCGCCGGTGAACCGTTGCCCATGGCTCGGATAGTGTGCGTAGGGCCGCCTCCAGAAGTCGGGCGTGTCGGTGACGTAGGATACGGACCCCTCGAACACGGCCAGGCTCTCCTCGGCCGGCCCGAGGATGTAGGCCGCGCCGCCTGCCCCGGCCGTGTACTCCAGGGCGTCCCCCGGCCGTCCCTGAGCGGCGTCCGTGCCGATGCTCAGCGCGTAATCCGCCATGCCGGACCCGACCAGGCCGATGGCCGCCTGGATCGCCTCGGTCCCCGCTTTGCAGGCGAACTCCCAGTCGGCCGCCTGGGTGAAGGGCACCGCGCCGATCGCCTCGGCCACGATGGTGGCGGTGGGTTTCACGGCATATGGGTGCGACTCGCTGCCCACCCACACGGCCCGGATCCGGGTGGGGTCGATCCCGGCGCGAGCCAGGGCGTTGCGCGCCGCCTCGATGGACATCGTCGCCGTGTCCTCGTCCAGTCCGGGCACGGCTTTCTCCTCGATGGGCAGGCTGCCCTGTCCATCGCTCCAGACCTGGGCCACCTCCACCGACGGCAGCCGGTAGCGGGGCACATAGGCCCCGTATCCGATAATCCCCACAGATCGCGTCGGCTTCAACATATCCCTATCCGACCTCCCGGTTTCCGCTCTTATCCTCGTCTGCGTTCGGCCAACAGCTCCTGAGCACGATCCAGCCGAATCACTCGCTCGGCCACCATACGCTCCGTCACCCAGTCGATCTCATCGCCCACCGCGCCCGCGGCGATGGCCACCTGCCGGGCGTGCAGCTCCATGTGCCCGCGCTGGATCCCTTCCGTCGCCAGGGCGCGAATGGCCGCCAGGTTTTGCGCCAGCCCCACGGCCACGACCACCTCGGCCAGCTCCCGGGCCGTCTTCACGCCCAGGATGCGCAGCGCCAGGCGCGCCGTCGGGTGCACGCGAGTGGCTCCGCCCACGGTTCCCAGGGCCAGCGGCATCTCTAGACGTCCCACCAGATTGCCCGAGGCGTCCTTCTCCCAGACGGAGAGGGATCGGTAGCGTCCGTCACGGGCGGCGTAGGTATGCGCGCCCGCCTCAACGGCCCGCCAGTCGTTCCCCGTGGCGATCACCACGGCGTCCACCCCGTTCATGATCCCCTTGTTGTGCGTCGCCGCCCGGTACGGGTCCGCGGCCGCCAGCGCGTAAGCCTCCACGATGCGATCCACGACCAGCGGGCCTGGGAACTCGTCCGTCTCCAGCGCCTTCGGTGGGATCACACAGCGGGCCCTCGCCAGCCGCCGATCGGCCAAGTTGGAGAGGATACGCAGGTTCACCCGCCCTCCCGTGATCTCCTCCACGACGGGGGCCAGCGTCTCGCATGCCGTGTTCACCGTGTTGGCCCCCATAGCGTCCCGACAGTCGTACAGCAGGTGAATGACCAGCATGGGCCCCACGGGGCTCTCCGGGATGATCCGGGCCTCGATATCGCGAGCGCCCCCTCCCAAGCGAACGACGACCGGGTCGGTCTGGTTCGCCAGCTCCAGCAGCCGCTGCCTCTCGGCGAGCACGGCGGCGCGAGCCGCCTCGAGATCGGCCAGGTCGAGCACCTGGATCTGTCCAATCATCACCGGCTCGTCGCTTTCCGCCTGGAAGCCGCCCCCCTCGCGTGCCAGCCGGGCGGCATAGCTGGCCCCCGCCACCACCGAGGGCTCCTCGATGGCCATGGGGATCAGATAATCCCGTCCGTTGATCTGGAAGTTGACGGCGATGCCCAGCGGCAGGGCGTGCAGGCCGATCACGTTCTCGATCATCTTGTCCGCCTGGGCGACGTCCAGGCTGTGACGGAGCTGCTCGCGCTCCTCGGCCGTCAATCCCGCCCACCGGGCCACGATTTCCACCCGTTGTTCTACGTCGAGCTTGTAGAATCCGCGCAATCGGGATGATGACACCGCTTCCTCCACACAGAAAGGGCCCCGCCTCTCGGAGCCCTGACGTTGGTTGCGTCCTAAATCCGCCACTCGGAACCACGAGACTCTACTACACCGGCGCTGTCAAAATCTATCAGATGTCTTCCAATTTCCGCCGGATCGATGGGACGTTTGGGCCAGCCTCAGGGCCGTTGACGCGAGATGGGCCCGTGATGAGGCTTTCCTGTCGCCTTGTTCTCCGAAAGGGCGGCGCACCGGAAAGAGGAAGGGGCGACTCACGAATCGCCTCCTCACATCGGGCCGCGCGATGTCTGTACCACGATGCTGATGATCGTCTGCACCACGCCGTCGGCCATCTGGGGGACCAACGCCAATATGCCCGAGAGCGCCACGCCGAAGCCGATCAGGATGACGGTCGGGAGCCTCTCCCGGCGGATCAGACGACGCTCCGGCGGAAGCGGCGCCCAAAACGATTGGAGCAGGTGCAGATAGCCGATGGCCACCCCCAGCTGCCCGGCTACCACCAGGAGTCCCCACGCCGGCCGCGTGCGCAGCAGCGTCTGGATCAGCGCCCAGCGCGGCCCGAACTCCGCCGTCAGGGGAAAGCCGGCCAGCCCCAGCCCTCCCACCAGGATAGCCAGTGTCGTCCAGGGCAGCCGGCGAGCCTGTCCTCGCACGGCGGTCCAGTCGTCCCCTACCCCTCGTGATCCCAGGCTGGCCATGCCGTAGGCGCCCAGGAAGAGGCTCAGCGCCCGGCCCACGAACAGGGCGACCGCGATGCGCCACTCCAGCGGCGCCCCCAGGCTGAACCCCAGCAGGAAGACGCCCCAGTCGTGCAGGGCCGCGTAGGCCCACAGGCGCCGTATGCGCTCGGCCGACATGGCCCCCAGTGCCCCCCAGAGGAGCGTCGCCAGCCCGGCCGCGGCCAGCACCCGGCTCACGGCGATGTGCTCCGACAGCCAGGGCCATGTCATGAAGGCGTTCCAAATCAGATGCAATGCGACCACCTGCGCGCCCGCCATCAGGAAGGCGCCCACCACGGGGGGAGCTTCCGCCAGCAACGAGATCGCGGGCGCGTGCAGGGGAACGGGAGCCAGCACCAGGAGCATGGTCAATCCCATCAGGCGCGCGGCCGTCTGCATGTGCGTCACGTCATCCGGGTGGAATTGGGCCTCGCGGGTATGCCACACGGCGATCAGCGCCAGCATCAGCGCGATCAGGGGCCACCACAGTTGGCGGAAGGCGGCTCGTGTGGGCTCGGCGCGCCCCGCTTGGACGATGAACACGGACAGGCATCCCGCGGCGAGCAGGCCGGTCAGCGCTCCCGTCAGCGGCCGCACGATCACGGCCCCGGCCCACAGCGCCAGGATCACCAGCCCGATGGGGATGAAGGAGCGGCCCGGGGATTGAAGCCATGTGCCTACGAAG includes:
- a CDS encoding thiolase domain-containing protein, with amino-acid sequence MREVAVIGIGQTPVGEHWERSLRHLAHDAVKAALQDAGVERPDALYVGNMLSGELTGQEHLGALIADFVGLRGIEAVKIEAACGSGAAAFRIGYMAVAGGLHDVVVVVGVEKMTDSPSEVITSALAMAADQEYEAGQGISFVALNALLMRRYMHEFDIPHDAFSGFAINAHRNAAGNPNAMFQRPVTLEAYRQAPMIADPISLLDSSPICDGAAAVVLAPTDSEIARQARQRHGIARVIASAVATDSVAIHDRRDPLFLEAVALSSYKAYEQAQVQPSDIHLFELHDAFSITAVLSLEAAGFARRGKGTLLAMDGEISIEGRIPVSTMGGLKARGHPVGATGIYQIVEVVQQLTGRAGPNQVQHAGIGMAQNVGGSGATVITHILEAAD
- a CDS encoding hydroxymethylglutaryl-CoA synthase; translated protein: MLKPTRSVGIIGYGAYVPRYRLPSVEVAQVWSDGQGSLPIEEKAVPGLDEDTATMSIEAARNALARAGIDPTRIRAVWVGSESHPYAVKPTATIVAEAIGAVPFTQAADWEFACKAGTEAIQAAIGLVGSGMADYALSIGTDAAQGRPGDALEYTAGAGGAAYILGPAEESLAVFEGSVSYVTDTPDFWRRPYAHYPSHGQRFTGEPAYFHHILSAARQLLADLDLKPGDFRYAVFHQPNAKFPRRVAKMLGFRPEQLEAGLLVDHIGNAYAGSSLLGLSAVLDEAKPGDRILLVSFGSGAGSDAFSLVVTEHIEERRGRAPRTRDYVQRRQVINYATYARFRGKLLVR
- a CDS encoding hydroxymethylglutaryl-CoA reductase, degradative; protein product: MSSSRLRGFYKLDVEQRVEIVARWAGLTAEEREQLRHSLDVAQADKMIENVIGLHALPLGIAVNFQINGRDYLIPMAIEEPSVVAGASYAARLAREGGGFQAESDEPVMIGQIQVLDLADLEAARAAVLAERQRLLELANQTDPVVVRLGGGARDIEARIIPESPVGPMLVIHLLYDCRDAMGANTVNTACETLAPVVEEITGGRVNLRILSNLADRRLARARCVIPPKALETDEFPGPLVVDRIVEAYALAAADPYRAATHNKGIMNGVDAVVIATGNDWRAVEAGAHTYAARDGRYRSLSVWEKDASGNLVGRLEMPLALGTVGGATRVHPTARLALRILGVKTARELAEVVVAVGLAQNLAAIRALATEGIQRGHMELHARQVAIAAGAVGDEIDWVTERMVAERVIRLDRAQELLAERRRG